The DNA window ATATTGCTTAGTCGattgcagcagcggcgggggcgGAAAGTACCAGAGAAGTGCCAATGGAGCGGCAACGGAAGTCAACACAGCGCAACTGAATACGATCCAAATCCGATCCGGAGCTCCGGGCAATCGATCCTCTCTAGGTGGGACTATCCGCCTTGGAACCGGCATTCGAGTTGTCTTGCAGTTGAGCGAGTGTCTTGAACTTTTGCGAGTTTAGGAATCTGCCGAAGAAGAAATGAAACCATATAAGTTATAATTTCATAACTATAACATATTCATGGATCCTTGGGATCCTTGAAAactaagaaaattaaatgcacACTACCTTATTCGGTTTTTTTACCCTAGGGGTCCTTAATATTGTAAATAAGTATTTGCAGTTATTTTATAGAAAGTAGCTCTCTTCATAAATAACCATTTTCATGATTTTTCATAAAAAGGTATTCATAACCCTTAATGAATACTAAATTTCTTTGCAGTAAATCTAATTTCCCTCATTCCAACTAAAGCGTACAAGTTTTTAGATAGAAATTCAACattcttttaaatgaattcGATTCCATCAAGTCTATAAAGGACTTCAGCTCCATTAGTTGTTTTTCAACaaagtttccattttttatacaCTGGTTTTTGCATAGTATACCTTTAAGTTGGATTATTAGAGtgcttcttaaaaaaatatgaaatacaGTGTTTAATATCTCATTCTGATATTCTATTTTCACACATCTTAACAGCAGCTCTCTCTGTAACCTTGCAACACCTAGTTCCATCCTGAGTTTCACCCCAACGATACCcacctcggatatgagtctcTGTGCATCAGTGTGTAGATCTGGATTTGAGCTTCGTCGAAGGTGTGCGTCGTGGGCTCGATCATGTTCCGGTTGACGATCTCGCGGACCCGCGAGTCCAGCGACACCTCCCTGGGCGACAGGATCGAGATGTAGTCCTCGTAGATGAGGCGCGCCTTCTCCTCCACCAGCTCCGGGCTGCTCTCCTTCTTGAGGTCCTCGCAGGCCAGCCAGAACAGGATGTTCTCCTCGCTGAATTCGCTGCGCAGGAAGTTCTGGAACACCTTTCGACCAGCTGGCAATACACATTTATCGAGGGATTATTATGGGTCAGGAGAGCACTTGTCAAAGACTCACCTGTGCTCTTCATCAGCTTGTCAAAGCTCTTGCCCCAGCTGCGGATTTCCTCCAGTGTGGGTCTGTAAAGTACAATTTAAATAGGGTTTTCCTCTTTATTGCCATAGACAACTCACTGTTCGCCATCCAGAAATTCGGCATTTACAAGATCTCGCTTCGTGGGGGCATTTTCATCGGCATTCTTGATGGCCAGGCTGCAAGGAAAGGGAAAAAAGCAGAGGGGCGCTTGTTAAAAGTcgattattttgattttacaaCTCATCAATCACCCTTTAAAGTATACTACAATTTTGTCCATCGCTGAATGGCCGCTCAGCCTGACTCATTTTTAACTGGCGCAAAATAGCATAAATATGTAAGTACAGTGGTCGCTCGATAGCTGGAGCTTTAGATAGCCAAAGTTACACAGTGAAAATTGGAAGTACCGATtggaaacaaaatatattcgtattTGGGATAAATGGAGGAATAAACATGTTGCTTTCTTTGCTTTCTAAATAAGTATAatcaaaaaattacaaaataaatagaatttatttttagggtattataaaatatgtcatatcatatatataatatgtatCTATAATACAGTTCGCAGAAACCTTTTTATGAAGGTGATATGAATCAAGGATAGAACTTCCCGAGTGACCACTGTAGATAGGCTGATGCCATATCGGTTTTGGGTTTCGAAGCCCGGAGACAGAGCACCGGAGTACTCGAACTTGACAAAGCTCCCTTATCTGCTCGCCAGTTATCAGAGCGCCGCGCTGTCCCTATACCTAATCAAAGTCGCACAACCGTACATACGCCGCGCTCCTCCGTATATATGAATCAAATTACATGTGGCCCGGAGGGGTGCGTGGGGGTGGGGGCGTTGGGTGCTTTGCACTGGGTTTTTCGGGGTTCTTTTACCCCCCGCTGGGCACACAAAGGTGCGGAGGGGTCGCCAGTCGGCGGTGGGTCGGAAAAGACTTTCGATTTCATTCACGAAAACATGCAACACTTGGAGGAGCCCGCGGAGGAGCCGCCACatacttatttatatttgatttgaaAAGTGCCCTCCAGAGAGCTTTCGCTGCCCCGACGACGCGCTCCCGGAATTGTGAATGAACGAGCGCGGAGTCCGGCGCAAGAGCCACCCGTGCGAAGAGTGTTTCGGCAGAGAGAAAGCGGAGAAAGTTTAAGAGAGAGCGTGGGAGAGAGCTTTCAAGAACAGCGTTGCCAGCTGGCAGGAGGAAGGCCACCTTGCCCGTGTCCACTTTCATTTGAACTTCCCAGTCCCCTGgcccaaacccaaacccaaacccaatcCCTATCCCAATCCCAGTTCACGACCATGTCGTCGGTGGCCATAGGCAAAGCCAAAGCAATAGTTAAAGCCAAAGCAATAACCATAGCTGTAACCGTGGCCATATCCATGACagcactgcgagaaataaGGGATTCGGTTGTAAAATAACACTCAAAAAAAGGTTGGTAATAACTCTCGGTTAATATATCCCAATATCTTGTTGGGTAATAagggaattattttttttaatgttatacAAAAGATATTGGTAAAACACTCAATAAATTTAGTCTTTTAATTgaaactaattaattaaattaaatgaaactaATCagtatcattaaaaatatgatgTTAGGCAATCCCACTTATAAATGATAAtaagttgtttatttttaagatcaGTTTGGATGTTACTAATTTAAGATGGAAATATGTTaactttttaagaaattttaaattaattttttaaatgaattaaagGATCTGAATTTCTTTACAGGAGGTATTTTTAAACGAATTAGATATAATTCTAgtaattagtttaaaaaagaTTCCATAAGTTAAATCAGGCATTTTTATGCTATAAGGAATTAGGAACTATATtattaagaataaatattttttaaataagaataaacccacaaaaaaaatgtaatataaaaaaCCAATAGTTTcatagtttatttttataaaatatgtttaagacAGTTAGAGTGGAAATAGTTTAAGATTTCAAAGGCTGCCCTTTCAACAAAAACTGCCATTAAAACAACACCTGTTTTCTCCCGGTGTGCGAAAGAATGAGTGCTTAAGGAGGGTACTTACCATTTGGCCCTGTTGTCACGGTTGTGGTCGGTATTCGCAGTCGTATTGGACGGGTTTCGGTGTAGGTAGTTGTTATTGTGGCCAAGCGTCGAGTCAAGGCAGCGCGGTAGTGGTAACGAGAAAGAAATTGATTTCGTGTCAGAGGGTTGGGGCGGTGAGCAAGTAGGCCACTGGCGGTGGGCCGCCGGTACTcaccaggagcaggagcagcagcagcaccagcagaaGCAGCACGGCTTCTGCGACTGCGGTCGCTGCAACGTGGCCACGTTCGACTCCTGCAGCACGTTGGCCGTGGAGCCGACTCCCACGCTGCCGCCCACGGTGGGCGACACTCCGCCCAGGCTGCCTCCGCCGACGCCTCCTCCGCTGCCGCCTCCCCCGTtcccgttgccgttgccgttgccattCCCATTGTTGCCACTATTGTTGGCGGCACTTTGCTGTGAGGATGCAGTCATGCCGCGCAATCGACAGCCACTGGGCAGCTCCGAAACGGTGCAGGACATGCCGCTACCTGCAATAAGGGAACAAATTGGGTCGTTAATGAACTGGGTTGTCTGGGTGTAGTGATTTTGGGGTCACACGGCGGGAAATACTTGGCGAGTATTAGTCATCCGTTTGGAGTTCGTCATGTCAAACAGGGGGCTCTTATCTGTTGAGCTACtatgaaatttaattgataatttttagTCACTGTTTGGCAGATTCTATTCTGACTAATAGATATGTATCTGGGAGCTGATTTAAATTAAGATTTAGGAActtaatgtttattttagtACTAAAACATACGAAGCACTTGCTGATAGTGTCGATTCTATTTGTAAACAGTTCTAATATATTAAGTTAAGAAATAAGTTAAGACTTTCAAAACTAGCAACAGTTacttttggtatattttaaaccagcatttaatatttcaatatcgCCCTTTAAGTTTACATGAGTtgcaatgaaaacatctaaaataattataagttaATTTCAATATCCtcgtataattttttaatcaagatTCAAGGGAAATTTTTTGGAGAATCCCTTTTgcttaaaagaaattattttattttatataatattttaaattatgaagtattatttattaattaataaacctcaaatagttgtaaaaaatgcacttattaaaaaataattagttaTTAATATAAGGCAAAGAATTCGAAAGCACCTGACTATCGGAAAAAGTAGTATACACTAAACTTTctaaactttatttttcagTTGTATCTATCAAagccttttattttaatattttattgctttaaactaaagtaaatatattttaatgtttcgGTAAACAGTATCAATGTTAGTCCAACGTTTAATGTATCCAAATGTTTATTGGCGTATgtgatattttcatatttaagaCCAAGTTTCGAAATTatagaaaagaaaatacaGCAAATATGGGTAAATACATTTGTCTATATGCTCCATAGAAATATATTCAAAGGCAATTAAACAGGAGTCAATCTGAAATAAATGTCAAGCTTCTTATTCTAAATATCTGTCAGATTCCATATTTTAGTTCTCATTCTCGAAATCATagaaaagcaataaaaatcaAGGAAAAAAGCTTCTGTCTTGCttctgaaaaataaaacattttagtaaCCATTTtcgaaataattgaaaatctaATAAGTATGGAAGAGAAAAGTTCTGGATAAATACCTTTATGTGTCACAAAACCAGTCGAATATTTTAATAGTCATTTCCAAAGTTTCGAAAATTCAGAAAATCTGGGGAAGTGCCTTTATGTATTCATCAGAAAAGTTCAATACATTACTGGCTATTTTGAAAATGATGGAAAAGCAATAAAAGTTAAGATTGGAAAACCCTGTGGGAGTACGCCAAATGTCAAAGACTGATTTGACGTATATgaaattgtaattattttgaaattatagAAAACTAATGAAAGAGGAAGAAGGAAAACCTGTGGGAGTGCGCCTGGGGTAAATGTCGAATGTTGAAATTatagaaaaacaagaaaagtttaggaagaagaaagaaaaaccACCAACTTCACTcaaaaaactgattttatCTTTCGGAAAAGAAATGCCAGAAAAGTTCAATACTACAGTACCATTTGGAAATGATAGAAAACTGAGAGGGAAAACCTGTGGGAGGACGCCTTGAGCAAATGTCAGGTGCTGATTCGATTGCTTCTCATGCCGACTCTGTTTTCTGTGTGCACTTACCTGCCCTTTGAAAGTTGAGGTTGACGCGGGCGGCGCTGATGGAGCAGGAAGTGGCGATGGAGGTGGTTCTGGGTGGTGTTGGGTGGTGATGGGGCGGTGGTGCTGCCCCAGCTGGCGGACCGCCCACTGCCACTGACCTACCCACTCACCCGCTCGCTCCGGCGCTCTCTTCTCCTCCCCGCCTCGCTTCGGTGCGGCCTCTCTTGCTCTTGCTCTTGCTTCTCTGGGATCTCCTTCGGCTGGGCGGTGGGGAGGGGGCGTAAAACTAAGGCACGGGAGAACGAGGCCGTTACGTATTTATGTTtttgctaataattttttatcgaAAGTTCCcacactctctctctctctgggGCGCTCTTCCCTCTCTCTCTTGTTTTACCTCACtgtattttatgttttttcctCTCAGCGCTTTCACAAGGCCCAGAAATGCCAGAAATTCCTTTCGATTTTTCGGCTATAGTCGGGCAGTTGTCCTTATAGCGGGTTCGCCTGGTGCCTGATTTGTGCGCTGGCCTTTTGGGCGAGGTGCTGGCGCCCCGGGGGCTTACATAGTCCTGCGAGTGGGATTGGCGGGGCGAAAATCTGGCGGTGCCACTGAACGGGCGCCGTGCACCAAGGGGCACATTTCCCAGGCGTTGCGTTGCGTTGCGTTACGAAATGTACGAGCAGCTGGAGCTGTGGCggcctttatttatttcctgGGCCAGTCATTACACCGACACACACGGCACCAGCGCACGGGCACGCAGCTTGGCTTGGCTCGGGGCGCAtggggcgtatgcgtgattTGCCCACTCGGTGTGCTGGTGTGGCTGCAACAGCTGCAACATGTAGCAGCCAATGCTAGCTGCACTGGTAACCCGAAGCGACTGCGATTGCACTTGTCACAGGTCAGCTGCTCCTCCGCTCCTCCGCTCCTCTGTTTTGACCATTCGCCCTGGTCTAGCTACCTAGTGTAGTGTTGTTACTATACTTTCTGCTGTTTTTCGGCTTTATGGTCTCGCCAACGCTGCTGCCGTTCATATTTTCACTCAAACTCGAGCACACTCACGCGTATTTTCTTTTGAGGATTTCGGGTGGCGTTTTGGGTGGGCGGGAAAAGGGGGCCGCGCTgctatgtatgtatgtgtggCCTGAGGAGCAACGACGACGAGTACATACGAATTTTTGCCACTAGAATTGGATTCGAAATGTGTATATTTGTATATGTTTCTCGTTTTCTTTCGACCCGAAATTGTTTTGCTTGTGCTTCGATTTGATTTTCTTCgcttttggttttgaattggcttggattttcttgttttcttgtttctATTGGGGGCAGCGATTAAGGGGAAAGTGCAGTTTTCGTGGTCACTCCAAGGTGCTGGACTGgcattttcacattttcacATCACATCACATCTCGCCCTCGGCCATATTTCATTGTATTCCTGCGTTCTGGGGGCCCCCGCTATGTGGCAGCGCTTTTGCCACTCGATCTCTGCGATTTCTGCGCTCTGCTCGGCGATTTTGGCTGCTCAGCGCCCAGAACAGAGCCAAAAAACAGAACCAGAAGCCAAAATCCTCGACAGgtcgattccgattccgatgcCGAACGACTCGAGATTCTCTCCGCTTGGGCCAAGGCAGGCGACTGATTTCCAAGCAGTGCCGTTCCGCCAGCTCTTGATTTTCCAATGCGCGCGCTCCTCATCCGATGGGCCACCCCCCCTCCGAGAACCCCGCGAGCTCGGAGAACATATAGAACCCCCCAGATAACACTGGGTGGTGTGGGCCGGGGAGCTGCGGGGGCTCCAAAGGTGGACTGCTGAGCGAAAGCTCGGCGGCATAGCTATACAGTTGGAATTCCAATTCCTGGTACACACAGGAGAGCGGGACAGAGAGCGAGCGAAAAAACGGAATCCGAAAGACATGTGCGCGAGTCGGAAGAAGAGAAAAAAGCTCGGGACTCTTCTTCGTCGCTCCACTGGAATTCCCCCAAAACTTTGGGGCCCAAAACTTCAAAACTTTCTACAGGGTTGCATTTTAGGATCCCGTTCGTTTCGGAGCCCGGGACTTGAACGAAATTACAGATTCCGGTTGTCAGacattattttcttttaaatatctaTATTGTTTGTGTTCCTTAAGATTCGGACACGATATCATAACCTCTTCCGGATTTTCGAATCGGATTGTTTATTcgaattgcatttttttaaattttaagatgGTATAACAATATGAACCAAGTCGGAAAAAAACtctaataaaaatcaaaaatgcttaaaaagaAGTCTCAAAAGAAGGCTTTTAGAAGgatacttttaaaatgtaaaaaaaatttgggtTTAATACTCAATTTTGAACTTTAAACTTAGCAATAACCTTCGATCTTAAAAAATCCAGAAAAATAAGTTCGCCAAAAGGTGATTGTaagttttttttcaaaactaagctaaaagaaaatttgtattatcattaaaaattattaggtttttatttactaCAGAAGTTTCATAAAACTGTCGTTAGCCAACCACAACTATCTTAGGGCTCATGTACCTCATTACGTGTACAGTCGGATGGTACTGTCAGCGCCCGTGGAGAAGACCCAAGGCTGCACCGGATGCCAGTTGACATCCAGAACGCCAAACTCATCGCGTTTCTCGTGCGTTTGCAGCTTTTTAAGCGGAACAATCAAGGGATTCTGCAGCAGGTCACTGAAATTGGATGCAGAAGTTAGTAAAGGCAATGGGCAAAAGAGAGGGCAAAGTCACTTACTTATACACCATGCCGTGGGAGACGATCACAGCCTGGTCATCGCTGCCAGAGGCGAAGAGCGGATAGCGGAGATGGAAGGCCACGCTGCGAACAGCATTGCGATGGAGTCGCATGGTTTGGTAGGGCTTGGTGGACAGATCCAAGTCGAACCAGAGCATCTTTTTGTCATAGGTGGACACCAGCAGATTGTCGCCCTTGGGATGGATGGACATGCCCGATATCCACTTGGAGTTGGTCAGCAGCTTCTTGACCAGCTCCTGTTTGACCAAGTCATATATGCGAATGTTGTGTTGTGTCTGTCAGGGAGCAAGATCAAAGCGATCAGTATAAAGAAATCCAAAGGATCTTTTATCCCACTTACCGCCACAAAGAAGCAAGGCTTCACGGGATGGAAGAGCACGAATTGGATGAGACCCTTGCTCTTGGAGAACGGAATCTGTGAGCGTCGCTTGGACAGCTGGTGGATCAACGCCGAGCGGTTGGCTCCCTCGGGCATCACGGTGGCCAGGTAGTCGCCACGTCCGTGCCAGGTAACCTGGCGGATGGGTTTGAAGTGGGTGATCACCACCCGGACGCCCTTCTCCTGCTCCTCAGCCTCCGCATTGGACCACTGCACCGCCGTCTTGATGCGCTCACTTTCGAGGACATCCTGACTGGGCGCCTCTGCCAACAGATCGTCGGTCTTCTTCACCAGCACCTTGTCGCCCACTTTAGGATTAACGAGCAGCAGTCGGTAGCCAGTGGCCACCGCAATGATAGACAGCTTGGGATTGGGGCACCAAGCCACGCAGCGCACCACTTCATCCGTTTCAATTGTCCGAATGCAACGACCAGTAGCAATTTCCCAAACTGCAAGGGAAGAAAGTCATATTAGTATATAAAGATACTGGTAAGGAGGTGTACGACTCACTCTTGACAGTTTTGTCATCAGATCCGGAGACCAGGTACTCTCCCTTGGGCTCCACGCTAACAGATCGCACCAGGTCGGTGTGACCGCGGTAAACCATACTCTCCACCGTGGGGAAGGGCTGCAGGTCACGCGGCGAGGGCAGCTTGGGGATGAGGTACTCGGCATCGATGTTGAGCTTGACACGCTTGGCTCGCGGGCACAGGTACAGATCGAGGCAACGGAGGAAGCGCTCGCGAAGGTATCTCGAGTAGGCGGGCACCTCCCGCAGCGACTTGAACTTCTGCGGCATGAAGTGAAGCTTGCGCTTGTGTGGCTCGTCCTTGAGCTTCAGCCACTCCTTTGTTTCCTTCGCGTCGAAGAGGTACTCTGGCGGTGGATTGTAGGACTCGGCATGACCGGGCAGGTCGCGCTTGGGCGCTGAGACGGGATCGTGGATGCGGCGCATGTGCTCCCGACTGGTGTCCGTCTCCCACAGCATGTAGAACTTGGGACCGCGCTTGGCTTGCTTCTCGCGCTCCACCTCTTCGGTGGTCTTCATCCAGCCCATCTTGAGGGCGTGCACCATGCGCGAGACGCGCTTCTTCTCGGACACGGAGGGCAGGAAGGAGCGCTTGTGGTCGGGCACGTTTTTGATGGGCATCTTTTCCACCTCCGAGGTGAACCACTCGATCCAGGGCTCGTACTCCTCGTGATCCTTGTTGGGAATGCGACCCGAGACGATGCGCTTGATCAGGGCAATGTCCTCGTCTGTTAGGCGCACATCCTGACCGGTCAGCGGATCCTTGACGGTGCGCCAAAAGTCTGGGTCCTCGATCTTGCGCAGGAACTCATCGATCTGATCACCCTGTGGTGGCTTTATGATCTTCTTGGCATCCCAGTCGTAGCCGATGTGCTTGTACTCGTCATACCAGTGCATGGGTATGTTGCCCACGGTGTTTCGTATGTCCTCCTCGTCGGAGGTGTCTGAGTCCTGGTACTCTGGCTTGGAGGAATCCCTTTTGGGTAGCTCTTCTGTGCTGGCTTTCTTGGTAGCGGCACCGCTGCTGCTGGGTTTATCATCGGATTTGTTTTGCTTGGATGTGCCGGGAGATTCTTCCTCCTTCTCATCCTCGGAGTcatcttcctcctcctcctcctcctcctcttcatCACCCTCTTCGTCACCGCTTTCCTCATCTTCCTCTGCTGATGAGGATTGCTTCCTACCCAGGTAGTTGCCCTCCTCGTCGCTCTCGAACTCCAGTTCCTCACTGGAGTCGGAGTGGTACTCCTGGTCTATGCCCTCGTCATCTGTGGAGTCCTCTCCGGGATCTTTTACAGCCTGCAGCAGGTcctaaaaaaccaaaaacacaTGCAGGTGATATGGGTCTGACTTTCTTTCCGCCTGTCAGGTGGTCttacctcctcctcctcgttcTCGGAGGCCTCGGAACTGGCGGCCACCTCGTTTGTGGGCTCTGCATCCTTTCCCTTGCGTTTAAGTCCTAGTTTTTTGGTCATTTTGAGGGGAAAACAAAACTAACGCGGCGCACGTGTTGCAGTCAGCGATAGCGATGGGAGTCGAATGAAACGGTAGCCTATCGATTGGTTTGCCGCCACTGCTGTCGGTAATCGATAACAAAAATAGCTAGAATCATAGGTAgtcgttagattttaaaaatcggtctttgttttttaaacactcataaataaatactgtttttttatgattttaaggactaatatgacaaaaattggttaaaaatgtaaaaaaaatcctTTAGTTTGGGTTGAAATTTTAAGCAGAAATGGTTAGTAGTAGTTAATTAAGAACAGCTGACTAAATAATTAGAACtcaaacaaatacaaatcttgttttgtgtttttaagtACAATTTACGTGTTCATAAAAGTAAACAGATagtttaaataagtaaatcaaAACAGCGTtacgatttttaatttagcttGAAAGTCCCATGTTGACTAGTGTAGCGCAGGTGTGAGCAGGTCCAAAATACCCTAACGCCATTTGGGGGATTCTTGTTCGAACCATTTTCAGTGGAATTCGCAGACTTACGTGCTGATTTGGGGCCAGTGCGGGAATTAAAGGTGACACACGGCAACTGGAGCACCGGgaagccagcgacaacaagaGGCCGGCGCCCCCAACTAGCGCATTACTCATCCGGAAGGCGGAACCATCGATTTGCAGCTCGCACAAGGGCAAACAAAAGTGCACACGCAGAGAGCAGCGCCCCCGCCCCCTGACCCAAGACACACACACCACCAGCACATCGGCGAAGGAAaacccccacacacacacagagacaTCACGATGACTGCGCCGCGACGCCTGCGAAAGGAACTGAGCGACTTGCAGGACAACACACTGAAGGCCTTCCGGGACATCAAGGCGGACGATGACAACCTGCTGCGCTGGACGGGCTTGATTGTGCCGGACAA is part of the Drosophila biarmipes strain raj3 chromosome 2R, RU_DBia_V1.1, whole genome shotgun sequence genome and encodes:
- the LOC108022842 gene encoding regulator of G-protein signaling 17, with translation MSCTVSELPSGCRLRGMTASSQQSAANNSGNNGNGNGNGNGNGGGGSGGGVGGGSLGGVSPTVGGSVGVGSTANVLQESNVATLQRPQSQKPCCFCWCCCCSCSWAKCLAIKNADENAPTKRDLVNAEFLDGEQPTLEEIRSWGKSFDKLMKSTAGRKVFQNFLRSEFSEENILFWLACEDLKKESSPELVEEKARLIYEDYISILSPREVSLDSRVREIVNRNMIEPTTHTFDEAQIQIYTLMHRDSYPRFLNSQKFKTLAQLQDNSNAGSKADSPT
- the LOC108023036 gene encoding ribosome biogenesis protein BOP1 homolog, producing the protein MTKKLGLKRKGKDAEPTNEVAASSEASENEEEEDLLQAVKDPGEDSTDDEGIDQEYHSDSSEELEFESDEEGNYLGRKQSSSAEEDEESGDEEGDEEEEEEEEEDDSEDEKEEESPGTSKQNKSDDKPSSSGAATKKASTEELPKRDSSKPEYQDSDTSDEEDIRNTVGNIPMHWYDEYKHIGYDWDAKKIIKPPQGDQIDEFLRKIEDPDFWRTVKDPLTGQDVRLTDEDIALIKRIVSGRIPNKDHEEYEPWIEWFTSEVEKMPIKNVPDHKRSFLPSVSEKKRVSRMVHALKMGWMKTTEEVEREKQAKRGPKFYMLWETDTSREHMRRIHDPVSAPKRDLPGHAESYNPPPEYLFDAKETKEWLKLKDEPHKRKLHFMPQKFKSLREVPAYSRYLRERFLRCLDLYLCPRAKRVKLNIDAEYLIPKLPSPRDLQPFPTVESMVYRGHTDLVRSVSVEPKGEYLVSGSDDKTVKIWEIATGRCIRTIETDEVVRCVAWCPNPKLSIIAVATGYRLLLVNPKVGDKVLVKKTDDLLAEAPSQDVLESERIKTAVQWSNAEAEEQEKGVRVVITHFKPIRQVTWHGRGDYLATVMPEGANRSALIHQLSKRRSQIPFSKSKGLIQFVLFHPVKPCFFVATQHNIRIYDLVKQELVKKLLTNSKWISGMSIHPKGDNLLVSTYDKKMLWFDLDLSTKPYQTMRLHRNAVRSVAFHLRYPLFASGSDDQAVIVSHGMVYNDLLQNPLIVPLKKLQTHEKRDEFGVLDVNWHPVQPWVFSTGADSTIRLYT